In Vagococcus hydrophili, one DNA window encodes the following:
- the mutM gene encoding DNA-formamidopyrimidine glycosylase — protein MPELPEVETVRKGLENLVKNKTIESVEVYWPRIIEAPFVDEFKINLIGETIEEVERRGKYLIFKLTHFDMISHLRMEGKFEFHSSSDPLLKHSHVIFKFTDETELRYLDVRKFGRFVLVAKDTAQDYKGLKKLGPEPIASDFDLEEFTKELKKRKKSIKPLLLDQILVTGLGNIYVDEALFRAEIHPEQEANTLKKSEITRLHQEIIAVLGEAVEAGGTTIRSYKNALGDAGSFQVSLLVYGQNGESCPRCGTEILKKKVAQRGTHYCPICQVYHHRKGN, from the coding sequence ATGCCAGAATTACCAGAAGTAGAAACGGTCCGTAAGGGATTGGAAAATTTAGTTAAGAATAAAACAATTGAAAGTGTGGAAGTTTACTGGCCAAGAATTATTGAGGCGCCTTTTGTAGATGAGTTCAAAATTAACTTAATCGGAGAAACCATTGAAGAAGTGGAACGTCGCGGTAAGTATCTTATTTTTAAACTCACTCACTTTGATATGATTAGCCACTTAAGAATGGAAGGGAAATTTGAATTCCATTCGAGTAGTGATCCTTTGCTAAAGCATAGTCATGTGATTTTTAAATTCACTGATGAAACAGAATTAAGGTATTTGGATGTCCGTAAGTTTGGTCGTTTTGTACTTGTGGCAAAAGATACAGCTCAAGACTACAAAGGTTTAAAAAAACTAGGTCCAGAACCGATTGCGTCAGATTTTGATTTAGAAGAATTTACTAAAGAATTAAAAAAACGTAAAAAAAGTATTAAGCCTTTACTATTAGATCAGATTCTTGTCACAGGATTAGGTAATATCTATGTGGATGAGGCACTCTTTAGAGCGGAAATACATCCAGAACAAGAAGCCAATACGCTGAAAAAATCTGAAATTACTAGATTACATCAAGAAATAATTGCTGTCCTGGGAGAAGCCGTTGAAGCGGGAGGTACTACCATTCGTTCTTATAAAAACGCCTTAGGAGATGCAGGTTCATTTCAAGTGTCACTTCTTGTCTATGGTCAAAATGGAGAAAGTTGCCCGAGATGTGGCACAGAAATTTTAAAGAAAAAAGTGGCCCAAAGAGGAACTCATTATTGCCCAATATGCCAAGTGTATCATCATAGAAAGGGAAATTAA
- the dnaI gene encoding primosomal protein DnaI, translated as MENIGKGIDKTLKAKNLTGKLDRLMEEVMNDPDVQQFILDHREQLTDDDIVKSYAKLYEFVQEKKKFELKDATMIAPGYEPRLFMNFHFIDVTYVPTESLIKQKAQAVIKNRVKAMDMPKDIREARLDRFELTSERKEAFQEAFKFINEFEDSPKSFHQGLYFQGTFGVGKTYLLGAIANTLAEKGFQTTLVHFPTFAVEMKQSIQKDTVGDKLDAVKKAQILMIDDIGADSMSSWVRDDILGVILQYRMQEQLPTFFSSNFNMKQLEEEHLRVTQRGEEEPLKAKRIMERVRYLTKEINMIGKNRRMYE; from the coding sequence ATGGAAAATATTGGAAAAGGAATCGATAAAACCTTAAAAGCGAAAAACTTAACAGGAAAACTGGATCGTTTAATGGAAGAAGTGATGAATGATCCAGATGTGCAGCAATTTATACTAGATCACCGTGAGCAGTTAACGGATGATGATATTGTAAAAAGTTACGCAAAGTTATATGAATTTGTTCAAGAGAAGAAAAAATTTGAATTAAAAGATGCAACGATGATTGCCCCAGGGTATGAGCCACGCTTATTTATGAATTTTCACTTTATTGATGTGACTTACGTTCCCACAGAAAGTTTGATTAAGCAAAAAGCGCAAGCAGTCATTAAAAATCGAGTGAAGGCGATGGATATGCCTAAAGATATTCGCGAAGCAAGACTGGATCGTTTTGAGTTAACGTCTGAACGTAAAGAAGCTTTTCAAGAAGCTTTTAAGTTTATTAATGAATTTGAAGATTCACCTAAATCATTCCATCAAGGATTGTACTTCCAAGGAACATTTGGTGTGGGTAAAACCTACCTATTAGGTGCGATTGCCAATACGTTGGCTGAGAAAGGTTTCCAAACTACCTTAGTTCACTTTCCAACGTTTGCCGTTGAGATGAAACAATCGATTCAAAAGGATACAGTTGGTGATAAGTTAGATGCGGTTAAAAAAGCCCAAATTTTGATGATTGATGATATTGGAGCAGATTCAATGAGTAGTTGGGTCAGAGATGATATATTAGGGGTTATATTGCAATATAGAATGCAGGAGCAACTTCCAACTTTCTTTTCATCTAATTTCAATATGAAGCAACTAGAAGAAGAGCATTTACGGGTCACACAGCGCGGAGAGGAAGAGCCGTTAAAAGCAAAACGAATTATGGAACGTGTGAGATATCTAACAAAAGAAATCAATATGATAGGTAAAAACCGTAGAATGT
- the coaE gene encoding dephospho-CoA kinase (Dephospho-CoA kinase (CoaE) performs the final step in coenzyme A biosynthesis.), producing the protein MTFVLGLTGGIASGKSTVSEYFLEKKIPVIDADKIAKEVVEPRTPGLSKVISHFGTSILQNNGELDRKKLGTIIFNNEAERMALNEIVHGEIEQRIDQLVDELKRESLSLIVMDIPLLYEVDYQEKCDEVMTVFVSHQTQMTRLMKRDNLSEEEATERIKSQMPLIDKALLSDVIIDNEASIENTRLQVDRWLSIFEQTR; encoded by the coding sequence ATGACATTTGTATTAGGTTTAACAGGAGGAATCGCTTCAGGAAAAAGTACTGTAAGCGAATATTTTTTAGAAAAAAAAATCCCGGTAATTGATGCAGATAAAATCGCTAAGGAAGTCGTTGAGCCGAGAACACCAGGACTTTCAAAAGTGATTTCTCATTTTGGAACAAGTATCTTACAAAATAATGGAGAACTTGATCGAAAAAAATTAGGAACGATTATTTTTAATAACGAAGCTGAAAGAATGGCCTTGAATGAGATTGTTCATGGAGAAATCGAACAACGTATTGATCAATTAGTGGACGAACTAAAAAGAGAAAGCCTTTCGTTAATTGTTATGGATATTCCTTTATTATATGAAGTTGATTATCAAGAAAAATGTGATGAAGTGATGACAGTTTTTGTTTCGCATCAGACACAAATGACACGCTTAATGAAGAGAGACAACTTATCAGAAGAAGAAGCAACAGAGAGAATTAAGAGTCAAATGCCTTTAATTGATAAAGCACTATTATCTGATGTTATTATTGATAATGAAGCATCAATTGAAAATACTCGACTGCAAGTAGACAGATGGTTATCAATATTTGAACAAACAAGGTAA
- the murC gene encoding UDP-N-acetylmuramate--L-alanine ligase, whose protein sequence is MEIHKNKIYHFVGIKGSGMSSLALLLHQKGFKVQGSDVDKYFFTQRDLERENIKIMPFSELNITDDLIVIAGNAFPDSHEEIRAALKKGLKVIRYHRFLGEFIGLYTSIAVTGSHGKTSTTGLLAHVLSGVEPTSYLIGDGTGHGELDAKFFAFEACEYRRHFLSYQPDYAIITNVDFDHPDYYESIDDVFSAFQSFGEGVKKGIVAFGDDAYLRKLESSVPVYYYGVNDNDDFQAINIERTTIGSHFEVKHKGEVIGKFTVPAYGLHNVMNALSVISISYLEGLNMEKVADEMVTFSGVKRRFSEKKVADMVLVDDYAHHPAEISATIDAARQKYPEKEIIAVFQPHTFSRTIALLDEFATSLDLADQVYLCDIFASARENAGDVKIEDLGSKISKGGSVVNIDDMSPLLNHENAVMIFMGAGDVQKFEVAYESLLGNTIRNNM, encoded by the coding sequence ATGGAAATTCATAAAAATAAGATATATCATTTTGTAGGCATTAAAGGTTCAGGTATGAGTTCTTTAGCTTTATTACTACACCAAAAAGGTTTTAAAGTTCAAGGGTCAGATGTTGATAAATATTTCTTCACACAACGAGATTTAGAGAGAGAAAATATCAAAATAATGCCATTTAGTGAACTAAATATTACGGATGATTTAATTGTTATTGCTGGAAATGCTTTTCCAGATTCACATGAAGAAATTCGTGCAGCCTTGAAAAAAGGATTAAAAGTAATTAGATATCACCGTTTCTTAGGTGAGTTTATCGGACTTTACACAAGTATTGCAGTGACTGGCTCACATGGTAAAACAAGTACAACAGGTCTTTTAGCGCATGTTTTATCGGGTGTGGAACCAACAAGTTACTTAATTGGAGATGGAACTGGTCACGGGGAATTAGATGCTAAATTCTTTGCCTTTGAAGCTTGTGAGTACCGACGTCATTTCTTGTCATACCAACCAGATTATGCAATCATCACCAATGTTGATTTTGATCATCCAGACTACTATGAAAGTATTGATGATGTATTTAGTGCATTCCAATCATTTGGTGAGGGTGTTAAAAAAGGTATTGTTGCCTTTGGAGATGATGCTTATTTAAGAAAATTAGAATCTAGTGTTCCTGTTTATTATTACGGAGTGAATGATAATGATGATTTCCAAGCAATCAATATCGAGAGGACAACAATTGGTTCTCATTTTGAAGTAAAACATAAAGGAGAAGTTATTGGTAAATTTACTGTTCCTGCCTATGGTTTACACAATGTGATGAACGCTCTAAGTGTCATTTCAATTAGTTATCTTGAAGGATTGAATATGGAAAAAGTGGCAGATGAAATGGTCACTTTTAGCGGTGTGAAACGTCGTTTTAGCGAAAAGAAAGTTGCTGATATGGTATTAGTAGATGACTACGCTCACCATCCAGCCGAAATTTCAGCAACGATTGATGCTGCTAGACAAAAATACCCTGAAAAAGAAATTATTGCGGTGTTCCAACCACATACTTTTTCTCGTACGATTGCCTTGTTAGATGAATTTGCTACATCTCTTGATTTAGCAGACCAAGTTTATTTATGTGATATTTTCGCCTCAGCAAGAGAAAATGCCGGTGACGTGAAGATTGAAGATTTAGGATCTAAAATCTCTAAAGGTGGCTCAGTAGTTAACATTGATGATATGTCACCTCTTTTAAATCATGAAAATGCGGTAATGATTTTCATGGGAGCAGGAGATGTTCAAAAATTTGAAGTTGCATATGAATCACTTTTAGGTAATACTATAAGAAATAACATGTAA
- a CDS encoding OsmC family protein, translated as MAIEKFEAVVESIEGLQVSCKSRNFEFVLDEPKNLGGTDTGMNPVEALLNSLGACKVIVAKSFARMHKIKLNSIRIEVEGELDPDGFMGKNKEAKIGFSKITTNFYIEADNTDEEIEKFVTFINRTCPVADTLENSPVMVSNIIK; from the coding sequence ATGGCAATTGAAAAATTTGAAGCGGTTGTAGAAAGTATTGAAGGTTTACAAGTCTCATGTAAATCAAGAAATTTTGAGTTTGTGTTAGATGAACCTAAAAATTTAGGTGGAACTGATACAGGGATGAATCCAGTAGAAGCATTATTAAATTCTTTAGGTGCCTGTAAGGTGATTGTGGCTAAGAGTTTTGCTAGAATGCACAAAATCAAATTGAACAGCATCCGAATTGAAGTTGAAGGTGAATTAGATCCAGATGGGTTTATGGGCAAAAATAAAGAGGCAAAAATCGGTTTTTCTAAAATCACTACTAATTTTTATATTGAAGCTGATAACACAGATGAAGAAATCGAAAAATTTGTGACGTTTATCAACCGAACTTGTCCAGTGGCTGATACTTTAGAGAATTCACCAGTTATGGTCTCAAATATAATTAAATAG
- a CDS encoding replication initiation and membrane attachment family protein — protein MNEAWSKLKPKDKFSVKKAQHVSEMDYVVLSMLYQPIIGVGALALINALLVEEKIETAERMQQHSVLLNQLDVGIPDFYMAREKLESVGLLKSFVKKLDNENHFIYIIQPTLEPSVFLHDDILSLLLIEKVGFQKVEELSRFFDYSIPDMTDYVEVTRSFTDVFQSISSRLGGKEEELRKVKAIVTPRNKAPELTITSNQFDWLFFNSLIESLHIDQNQIEVELKRTINLFSQLYGINELEMFDYIKQSVDYVNNRVIEKDFKQSVYKGYHSRKKQEIVENKEENNINRGLSDTEKDQLRQNTLRLTGFSDEEIAVIQSCETIPPLVFLKAIKKQKGGFVSFSESQTIENLKTQSGLPDSVINVIIHYTLVVQGKPSIIQSLVMSIANDWAQKKIFSPEDALKQVQDLQKERAKPKAKRNNYGNQSQRKETLPDWAKEDVVRKETPLSDEETAFFQEQLKQLTNKPKEGDN, from the coding sequence GTGAATGAAGCATGGTCAAAATTAAAACCTAAAGATAAATTTTCAGTAAAAAAAGCGCAGCATGTTTCTGAAATGGATTACGTTGTTTTAAGTATGTTGTATCAACCGATTATCGGCGTAGGAGCCTTGGCATTGATTAATGCGTTGTTAGTCGAAGAAAAAATCGAGACAGCTGAAAGAATGCAGCAACACAGTGTCTTACTCAATCAGTTAGACGTGGGCATTCCAGATTTCTATATGGCTCGTGAGAAATTAGAAAGTGTTGGGTTACTAAAATCTTTTGTTAAAAAGTTAGATAATGAAAATCATTTTATTTACATTATTCAACCAACCCTAGAACCTAGCGTGTTTTTACATGATGATATACTGTCTCTACTCTTAATTGAAAAAGTAGGGTTTCAAAAAGTCGAAGAATTGAGTCGTTTTTTTGATTATTCAATACCAGATATGACCGATTATGTAGAAGTAACTAGATCATTCACTGATGTGTTTCAGTCTATATCTTCCAGGTTAGGTGGTAAAGAAGAAGAGTTAAGAAAAGTGAAAGCTATAGTCACACCTAGAAATAAAGCACCTGAATTAACAATAACTAGTAACCAGTTTGATTGGTTATTCTTTAATAGTTTAATTGAAAGTCTGCATATCGATCAAAATCAAATTGAAGTTGAATTAAAGAGAACCATTAATTTATTTAGTCAGTTATATGGGATTAATGAATTAGAAATGTTTGATTACATTAAGCAGTCAGTGGACTACGTTAATAATCGGGTGATTGAAAAAGACTTTAAACAATCCGTTTATAAAGGCTATCACAGTCGAAAAAAACAAGAAATTGTTGAAAATAAAGAAGAAAACAACATAAACAGGGGTTTGTCTGATACTGAAAAGGACCAATTGAGACAAAATACGTTACGTTTAACTGGTTTTTCGGATGAAGAAATTGCGGTCATTCAATCATGTGAAACAATACCGCCTTTAGTCTTCTTAAAAGCAATCAAAAAACAAAAAGGTGGCTTTGTTAGTTTTAGTGAAAGTCAAACCATTGAAAATTTAAAAACGCAATCAGGACTTCCTGATAGTGTCATTAATGTCATCATACACTATACTTTAGTCGTTCAAGGAAAGCCATCGATTATCCAAAGTCTAGTGATGTCGATTGCTAATGACTGGGCTCAAAAGAAAATATTTTCACCAGAGGACGCCTTGAAACAAGTACAAGATCTTCAAAAAGAACGAGCAAAACCTAAAGCGAAAAGAAATAACTATGGTAACCAGAGTCAGCGAAAAGAAACGCTACCTGATTGGGCTAAAGAAGATGTTGTGCGAAAAGAAACACCACTTTCGGATGAAGAAACTGCCTTTTTCCAAGAGCAATTAAAACAATTAACGAATAAGCCAAAAGAAGGTGACAACTAA
- the polA gene encoding DNA polymerase I produces MSKNKLLLVDGNSIAFRGFFALYQSLERFKNNNGLHTNALYAVNNMLESILEKEKPTHALVAFDAGKTTFRHAVYDDYKAGRAKTPSEFKEQMPYLRDLIEGLGMKHYELENYEADDIIGTLATNADKELFDVVIISGDKDLTQLASDNVKVNVTVKGVSEIESYTPEHIMEKYGLTPNQIIDMKGLAGDQSDNIPGVTKIGEKTAIKLLKEYGTVEGVYENVETFKKSKMKENLINEKEIALMSKQLATINTDSPITIKVDELAFDGKNLEKLIPFYKEMDFNTFLNKLDTSSVDVEIEEKKSIEFEVINEVTKDMFQPNMSLYVEMLDDNYHTSDVVGVAFGNEEKYFVTTSLDILEQPLFVEWLQDENMSKKVFDAKRTTVALNRYGSKVTGIKFDMLLASYLIDSTNNSEDLAEVAQKFNYYDVDRDEAVYGKGAKKGLPEDESKTHEHMARKLMAISNLYEPLMTELEDKNQMDLFIDIELPLAKILGEMEMKGITVNASRLQEMKGEFAERLTEIEKKVYEAAGEEFNLNSPKQLGVILFEKMGLPVIKKTKTGYSTAVDVLEKLKGESPIIEDILAYRQIAKIQSTYVEGLLKVIFSDNKIHTRYVQTLTQTGRLSSVDPNLQNIPIRLEEGRKIRQAFVPRNKDWQLFSSDYSQIELRVLAHISDDEHLKAAFLEGQDIHSSTAMRVFGVEKEEDVDSNLRRQAKAVNFGIVYGISDYGLSQNLDITRKEAQDFIDTYFEKYPGVKDYMESVVREAKDKGYVETLYHRRRYLPDINARNFNIRSFAERTAINTPIQGSAADILKIAMIQIDAKLKEEKMEATMLLQVHDELVFEAPKSEIPKLQQLVEETMANAVALNVPLKADSSVGNTWYEAK; encoded by the coding sequence ATGTCAAAAAATAAATTATTACTAGTAGATGGTAACAGTATTGCTTTTAGAGGATTCTTTGCCTTGTATCAATCATTAGAAAGATTCAAAAATAATAACGGCTTGCATACTAATGCCCTTTACGCGGTTAATAATATGTTAGAGAGCATCTTAGAGAAAGAAAAACCAACACATGCCTTAGTAGCGTTTGATGCGGGGAAAACGACTTTCAGACATGCAGTGTATGACGATTATAAAGCAGGGCGTGCTAAAACACCGAGCGAATTCAAAGAACAAATGCCTTATTTAAGAGATTTAATCGAGGGCTTAGGTATGAAGCATTATGAATTAGAAAATTACGAAGCAGATGATATTATTGGAACTCTTGCAACAAATGCTGATAAAGAGTTATTTGATGTAGTTATTATTTCAGGAGACAAGGATTTAACCCAACTTGCTTCTGACAACGTTAAAGTGAACGTAACAGTGAAAGGTGTTAGCGAAATTGAATCTTACACCCCCGAACACATCATGGAAAAATACGGATTAACACCCAATCAAATTATTGATATGAAAGGTTTAGCTGGAGATCAATCAGATAATATTCCAGGTGTGACTAAAATTGGCGAAAAAACAGCGATTAAACTCCTAAAAGAATATGGTACAGTCGAAGGTGTTTATGAAAATGTTGAAACCTTCAAGAAAAGTAAAATGAAAGAAAATCTAATCAATGAAAAAGAAATCGCCCTAATGAGTAAACAACTAGCGACGATTAATACCGATTCACCAATTACGATTAAGGTGGATGAATTAGCCTTTGATGGTAAAAATTTAGAGAAGCTAATACCATTTTATAAAGAAATGGATTTTAATACCTTTTTAAATAAATTAGATACAAGTTCAGTGGATGTTGAGATTGAAGAGAAGAAAAGCATTGAATTTGAAGTGATTAATGAAGTAACTAAAGACATGTTCCAGCCTAATATGAGTTTATATGTAGAAATGTTAGACGATAACTACCACACATCTGATGTGGTTGGCGTGGCTTTTGGAAACGAAGAAAAATACTTTGTGACAACAAGCCTCGATATATTGGAACAGCCTTTATTTGTTGAGTGGTTACAAGATGAAAACATGAGTAAAAAAGTTTTTGATGCCAAACGTACAACAGTCGCTTTAAATCGTTATGGAAGTAAAGTTACTGGTATTAAATTTGATATGTTACTAGCCTCTTACTTAATTGATTCAACGAATAACAGTGAAGATTTGGCAGAAGTGGCTCAAAAATTCAATTATTACGATGTGGATCGTGACGAAGCTGTTTACGGTAAGGGCGCTAAAAAAGGTTTACCAGAGGACGAATCAAAAACCCATGAACACATGGCAAGAAAATTAATGGCAATTAGCAACCTGTATGAGCCTTTAATGACTGAGTTAGAAGATAAAAACCAAATGGACTTATTCATCGACATCGAACTTCCCTTAGCTAAGATTCTAGGAGAAATGGAAATGAAAGGTATAACAGTTAATGCTAGCCGCCTGCAAGAGATGAAAGGTGAGTTTGCCGAACGTTTAACTGAAATTGAGAAAAAAGTCTATGAGGCAGCAGGAGAAGAATTTAATTTAAATTCACCTAAACAATTAGGAGTGATTCTTTTTGAGAAAATGGGACTACCTGTCATCAAGAAAACAAAAACAGGCTATTCAACTGCGGTAGATGTGTTAGAGAAACTAAAAGGTGAGTCACCGATCATTGAAGACATTTTAGCTTATCGTCAAATTGCTAAAATTCAGTCAACTTATGTGGAAGGATTATTAAAAGTCATTTTCTCTGATAATAAAATCCATACGAGATATGTTCAGACGTTGACTCAAACAGGTCGTTTAAGTTCGGTAGACCCTAACCTTCAAAATATTCCGATTCGTTTAGAAGAAGGACGCAAAATTAGACAAGCTTTCGTTCCTAGAAATAAAGATTGGCAACTTTTTTCTTCAGATTACTCTCAAATTGAATTACGTGTGTTAGCTCATATTTCTGATGATGAACATTTGAAGGCTGCTTTCCTTGAAGGGCAAGACATTCACTCAAGTACAGCCATGCGTGTCTTCGGTGTTGAAAAGGAAGAAGATGTGGATAGTAATCTTCGTCGCCAAGCGAAAGCCGTGAACTTTGGAATTGTTTATGGTATAAGTGACTATGGCTTATCTCAAAATTTAGATATTACTAGAAAAGAAGCCCAAGATTTTATTGATACGTATTTTGAGAAATACCCAGGTGTGAAAGACTATATGGAATCTGTGGTTCGTGAGGCAAAAGATAAAGGATACGTAGAGACACTGTATCATCGCCGTCGTTACTTGCCAGATATTAATGCGAGAAACTTTAACATTAGGAGTTTTGCAGAACGTACGGCAATTAATACGCCGATTCAAGGTAGTGCGGCAGATATCTTGAAAATCGCGATGATTCAAATCGATGCGAAGTTAAAAGAAGAAAAAATGGAAGCAACGATGCTCCTTCAAGTTCACGATGAGTTGGTATTTGAAGCGCCAAAATCAGAAATTCCTAAACTACAACAGCTAGTTGAAGAAACGATGGCTAACGCAGTGGCATTGAACGTTCCTCTTAAAGCAGATAGTAGTGTCGGTAACACATGGTATGAAGCTAAATAA
- a CDS encoding Bax inhibitor-1 family protein has product MMDNNQNAARTAGISKFYSKVYGYLGLGILVSAMTSYVVMNYFFYEVASFLMANRINFFLMWGVQIGLVVYLGKNAFSNSGKTLVGYLLYTVLTGITISMTLAMYTPTKIYLAFATAAGMFIAMSLVGVFIKKDLSAMGHAMYSLLIGAFIAILLNVFFLKSGPVDLMISLAMVVIFAGLTAYDNQKIKTMYQQAGEQTASGLAIYCAMTLYLDLVNLFLSLLRIFGRD; this is encoded by the coding sequence ATGATGGACAATAATCAAAATGCAGCTCGTACTGCAGGAATTTCTAAGTTTTATAGTAAAGTGTATGGGTATTTAGGGCTTGGAATATTAGTTAGTGCAATGACGTCTTATGTTGTGATGAACTATTTCTTTTATGAAGTAGCAAGTTTTTTAATGGCAAATCGAATTAATTTCTTTTTAATGTGGGGAGTTCAAATTGGATTAGTAGTTTACTTAGGTAAAAATGCTTTTTCTAATTCTGGAAAAACATTAGTTGGGTATTTACTATATACTGTGTTAACAGGTATTACTATCTCAATGACATTAGCTATGTATACACCAACTAAAATCTACTTAGCTTTTGCTACTGCTGCTGGAATGTTTATTGCAATGTCACTAGTAGGTGTGTTCATTAAAAAAGATTTAAGTGCTATGGGACACGCGATGTACAGTTTATTGATTGGTGCATTTATCGCTATTTTACTTAATGTCTTCTTTTTGAAAAGCGGACCAGTTGATTTAATGATTTCATTGGCTATGGTAGTTATTTTTGCTGGCTTAACAGCTTATGACAATCAAAAAATTAAAACAATGTATCAACAAGCAGGAGAACAAACTGCTTCAGGTTTAGCAATCTACTGTGCTATGACCTTATACTTAGATTTAGTTAACTTATTCTTATCTCTATTACGTATCTTCGGTAGAGACTAA
- the nrdR gene encoding transcriptional regulator NrdR, which yields MQCPKCHYNGSRVVDSRPADDGRAIRRRRECEDCGFRFTTFERVEVAPILVVKKNGAREEFNREKVLRGLVRSAEKRPVSMDAMEQIVINVENRVRSLGENEVSTTKIGEFVMEDLVNLDEIAYIRFASVYRQFKDMSVFLEELQEVIDKENK from the coding sequence ATGCAATGTCCAAAATGTCATTATAACGGATCCAGAGTAGTGGATAGTCGACCTGCTGATGATGGAAGAGCAATTAGACGTAGAAGAGAATGTGAAGATTGTGGGTTTAGATTTACAACCTTTGAAAGAGTAGAAGTAGCGCCGATTTTAGTCGTTAAAAAGAATGGGGCTCGTGAAGAATTTAACCGTGAAAAAGTATTAAGAGGGTTAGTTCGATCTGCAGAAAAACGACCTGTTTCAATGGATGCTATGGAGCAAATTGTGATTAACGTTGAAAATCGTGTTCGTAGTTTAGGTGAAAATGAAGTCTCAACAACCAAAATTGGTGAGTTCGTAATGGAGGATTTAGTGAATTTAGATGAGATTGCTTATATTAGATTCGCTAGTGTCTATCGCCAGTTTAAAGATATGAGCGTTTTCCTTGAGGAACTTCAAGAAGTGATTGACAAGGAAAACAAATAA
- a CDS encoding MaoC family dehydratase, producing MLNHPKKNGKKIDELVEGESLSITETIEDGQLLLYLGLTNDANPLYIQHQFTEKTEYGQPIVPSIMLMGIISSVISKHLPGPGSNIVNFSFNLIQPVHHYETLTFHFEVIKIDLMKEVVTISVKAQNYDEERVLDAVVMVKPTKVNENDEKEVDLYDGQ from the coding sequence ATGCTGAATCATCCAAAGAAAAACGGAAAGAAAATTGATGAATTAGTTGAGGGTGAATCCTTAAGTATTACTGAAACCATTGAAGATGGACAACTATTGCTTTATTTAGGGTTAACAAATGATGCGAATCCTTTATACATTCAACATCAATTTACAGAAAAAACAGAGTATGGTCAGCCGATTGTGCCAAGCATTATGCTAATGGGAATTATATCTAGTGTGATTTCCAAACATTTACCTGGACCAGGCTCTAATATTGTCAATTTTTCTTTTAATTTAATTCAACCGGTCCATCATTATGAGACTTTAACGTTTCATTTTGAGGTGATTAAGATTGATTTGATGAAAGAAGTTGTCACTATCTCAGTCAAAGCTCAAAATTATGATGAAGAGCGTGTCTTGGATGCTGTGGTCATGGTTAAACCAACCAAAGTAAACGAAAATGATGAGAAGGAAGTGGATCTTTATGATGGACAATAA